One window of Perca flavescens isolate YP-PL-M2 chromosome 15, PFLA_1.0, whole genome shotgun sequence genomic DNA carries:
- the nfil3-2 gene encoding nuclear factor, interleukin 3 regulated, member 2: MENLTSALKTLNKNSGDNPNCVENFSSYEESLPSAEGSPARVGCLAKGKPSMSCRRKREFISDEKKDACYWEKRRKNNEAAKRSREKRRLNDMVLENRVIALNDENVRLKTELLQLKLRFGLINTASYIEKSQQISGSNAGNGGSSSSPSSSTQYYSSGYSSGSQVMMNSDSSETEQCGRSEGHRQLVKYSPHGSLSDMSDGSSRDSPEPIPFKIKQEGDRLEMDIANSTTTQIMFNIHRGLASVPTHHQIQQHSQEMEPAYHSQRQHQQQQQLHQEPVNTVSQPAPHQPAAQRSVILYGSSTASCPVDALTRHQEIDLQAAQKQSSGSSQSPTESSTETLAEVTKQLEKKTLDSPPYELSESRQVYRGCQLAQQQERDSSAEFLHKQDDGVNHSHLYHHLQQPHHSYLSAQDEEPPVLTYEGQHGNETYYRGSSSKDTSSIDGDPRSSDKEASTDDEESPSSSCSDMGSYHNQHHASLHHPASPLPSYQGCSQAPGRDPQGEVKGTALPHKLRLKHRAMSTGSSGSSNCSGQESPTSPPSATPPPLPQHPYLSLIPQQNVMRESQAGGCGQAASSWEEGRKESGKKETDGRRNKRQD, encoded by the coding sequence ATGGAAAATCTGACTTCAGCTCTCAAGACATTAAACAAAAACTCAGGGGATAACCCTAACTGTGTTGAAAACTTCAGCAGTTATGAAGAGTCTCTTCCTTCTGCCGAAGGGAGTCCAGCTCGCGTGGGATGCCTCGCCAAGGGCAAACCCAGTATGAGCTGCAGGCGAAAGCGCGAGTTCATTTCGGATGAAAAGAAGGACGCCTGCTATTGGGAAAAACGCCGCAAAAACAACGAGGCTGCCAAGCGCTCTCGAGAGAAGCGACGTCTCAACGATATGGTCTTGGAGAACCGTGTCATTGCACTGAACGACGAGAACGTGAGGCTCAagacagagctgctgcagctgaagCTGCGTTTCGGCCTCATAAACACCGCTTCCTACATCGAAAAGAGCCAGCAGATCAGTGGAAGCAACGCGGGAAATGGAGGCTCGTCCTCATCCCCTTCTTCTTCTACGCAGTACTACTCCAGCGGTTACTCTAGCGGTTCTCAGGTGATGATGAACTCTGATTCCTCAGAAACAGAGCAGTGTGGACGCAGCGAGGGCCACAGGCAGCTGGTGAAATACTCACCGCATGGCTCCCTCTCCGACATGTCCGACGGCTCCTCCAGGGACAGCCCTGAGCCGATCCCTTTCAAGATCAAACAGGAAGGTGACAGGTTAGAGATGGACATTGCAAACAGCACCACCACGCAGATCATGTTCAACATCCACCGTGGTCTGGCGTCTGTGCCTACTCACCACCAGATCCAGCAGCATTCTCAGGAGATGGAGCCTGCTTATCACAGCCAACGgcagcaccaacaacaacaacagctccATCAGGAGCCTGTTAACACTGTCAGCCAGCCGGCACCTCACCAACCTGCTGCCCAGAGGAGCGTCATTCTGTATGGCTCCAGCACTGCCTCCTGTCCTGTGGATGCACTGACGAGGCACCAGGAAATCGATCTGCAAGCAGCCCAGAAGCAGAGCAGCGGCAGCAGCCAGTCTCCTACAGAGAGCTCCACAGAGACACTGGCTGAGGTGACAAAGCAACTGGAGAAGAAGACGTTAGACTCGCCTCCGTATGAGCTCTCAGAAAGCCGACAGGTGTACCGAGGTTGCCAACTTGCacagcagcaggagagagatTCATCTGCAGAGTTCCTCCACAAACAAGACGACGGGGTCAATCACTCACACCTGTACCATCATCTGCAGCAGCCTCATCATTCATACCTCAGTGCCCAAGATGAAGAGCCACCTGTGCTTACCTACGAGGGGCAGCACGGCAATGAGACTTACTACCGAGGCTCTTCCAGCAAGGACACGTCATCCATTGACGGGGATCCCCGCAGCTCTGACAAAGAGGCCTCCACAGATGATGAAGAGTCCCCCTCATCATCTTGCTCAGATATGGGCAGCTACCACAATCAGCATCATGCCAGCTTACACCACCCTGCTTCGCCTCTTCCATCCTACCAGGGATGCTCTCAGGCCCCGGGCCGGGATCCCCAGGGGGAGGTGAAGGGCACAGCCTTGCCCCACAAACTCAGACTCAAACACCGGGCCATGAGCACCGggagcagcggcagcagcaacTGCTCGGGCCAGGAATCCCCCACAAGCCCTCCCTCTGCCACGCCACCTCCCCTGCCCCAGCACCCTTACTTGTCGCTCATACCACAGCAGAACGTTATGCGAGAGAGCCAGGCTGGAGGCTGTGGACAGGCAGCTTCATCATGGGAGGAGGGCAGGAAGGAGAGTGGGAAAAAGGAGACAGATGGACGACGAAACAAGAGGCAAGATTAG